A portion of the Hyalangium minutum genome contains these proteins:
- a CDS encoding cupredoxin domain-containing protein → MLSHLRAALALPIALLLALPSWAEEPSELELPMPPPPSGYRLLPMSPVEPGLPTPALDASQVDVRKSRAMPSGVLEGTVRGGPSGAGGAVVWLTRAQGTTPKAKPAARQVVVQRGKRFLPHVLVIPTGTEVAFVNEDKMFHNVFSLSRPSAFDLGLYGEGVARSQVFSEPGPVRLLCNIHASMSAFIYVVDSPWYAQADAAGRFELRWLPPGEYVLHTWHETSAKPSTQRVTVGEGRVVVAATVTGDAERSVFVPDKAGRPRQPQIGY, encoded by the coding sequence ATGCTCTCGCACCTTCGCGCCGCGCTGGCGCTCCCCATCGCGCTCCTGCTCGCCCTGCCCTCCTGGGCGGAAGAGCCATCCGAGCTGGAGTTGCCCATGCCTCCTCCTCCTTCAGGGTATCGCCTGCTTCCGATGTCTCCCGTGGAGCCCGGCCTCCCAACACCCGCGCTGGATGCCTCGCAGGTGGACGTGCGGAAGTCCCGGGCGATGCCCTCGGGGGTACTCGAAGGCACGGTGCGGGGAGGCCCCTCCGGAGCGGGAGGCGCGGTGGTGTGGCTGACGCGCGCGCAGGGAACCACGCCGAAAGCGAAGCCTGCGGCGCGTCAAGTCGTGGTCCAGCGGGGCAAGCGCTTCCTGCCGCACGTGCTCGTGATCCCCACAGGCACCGAGGTCGCCTTCGTGAACGAGGACAAGATGTTCCACAACGTGTTCTCGCTCAGCCGGCCCAGCGCGTTCGATCTGGGCCTCTATGGAGAAGGTGTGGCGCGCAGCCAGGTGTTCTCCGAGCCCGGCCCGGTGCGGCTGCTGTGCAACATCCACGCGTCCATGTCCGCCTTCATTTACGTGGTGGACTCGCCCTGGTACGCGCAGGCGGACGCGGCGGGCCGGTTCGAGCTGCGCTGGCTTCCCCCAGGCGAGTACGTGCTGCACACCTGGCACGAGACCTCCGCGAAGCCGAGCACCCAGCGCGTGACCGTGGGCGAAGGCCGCGTCGTCGTGGCGGCCACCGTGACGGGCGACGCCGAGCGCTCCGTGTTCGTTCCAGACAAGGCGGGGCGCCCCAGGCAACCGCAGATCGGCTATTGA